The nucleotide window GAAGCGATTCAACTCGGCAAACCGTATCGCTTAAATGAACGAGGCCTATACGAAGTCGATGATGGAACCGATACCGAGCAAAATCAAACACCGGCCACACCATTTCAACTTGAAAAAATTTCCGCCAAAGTAGACGACAAATATATATTATTTGATCCGTTGGAAATCGATTATGTGGAAAGCCATGAAGGCCAGACTTGGTTGCATGTCAATAACGAAACGTTTGTTGCGCCGTTAACGCTAAAGGAGATGGAAGAGCGCTTGCATCCATTCGGTTTCTTTCGCTGCCACCGGTCGTATGTCGTCAATCTGCAGCGTGTGCGGGAAATTATGATATGGAGCAAAAACAGTTACAGTTTAAGCCTTAATGACAGAGAAAAAAGCAGTATTCCTTTATCAAAAGGCAATTATTCCACATTAAAAGACATGTTACACGTGTAAGGGAGTATCGATGGAACGAAAACAACTGAAAGCATTGCTTTATAAAGAAATAATCAATTTGTGTTATAACGGACAATTTCTCGTGATCGTGACCATTCTCTTATTTTTTTATGCGGTCTTTTCTTTGGAAACTTACCCTTCTTGGATGTTTCTCATCGCTTTGACTTTAATCATGTTGCCGCTCCAAATGCAGGGATTTTTGCTTGCCGAAGAAAAAGAGCAGCAAACGTGGCGGATTCTCAAGCAACGAAGGGTCCAACTTTACGGGCTCGCGCTAGTAAAAGTGTTGCTCATCTCCGTTATGACGCTTAGCTTAGTATTTTTCATTTCGGTTTTTAATGGTTTAGGCTTTATAACATCGTTATTGGTTTGTGTTTTCATTATCCCGGCTCTTTTGATTCTGCTTTCCATTGGAACCATTATCGGTGCTTATGCCCATGATAAAATTGAAGTCGGCATATGGGAGACGCCAATCGTCATTATTGTTATTGCCCTGGAAATAATTCGAGAGTCTTTGTTGAATAACGAATGGTCCACTATTTTGGCTATGCTGCCGAATACCCAATTTTACCAAGGGTTAGCACTTATTCAAGACCAGCCTTCGGAAGCATTTTTGTCTCCTTTTATTTATTTTCTCCTCTGGTCTTTAGGTTTTGTTTTCCTAGCTGCCTTCGTTCTTCATAAGCGCAAACAAACCTTTTAGCCTCGCCAACGCGGTGAGGCTTTCTCTTTTTGTGGACGCTAATCATCCAGTCATCCCCTTTTCCCCTCTTCCTGTACCTTTTTTAAGGTAGAAACAGCACATTTTCTTTACACTTGAGTTATCCCTTTGGCGAGAGGAGAGGATCCTATGGCGTAAGCTGGGCAATTACTCTGGTCGTGTTCATCCTCGTTCAACTCTTTTTTATCGCCATTGATGGAACAGCATTGGAACCGACGCGGTTCAATGATTCTGGTGACATCGGCGGCAGGATTGTGCAATCGGAACTTTTTACGGAAAGGATTACTCCTTATAGCAATCCGTCTTTAAACATAGCTACAATATGATTCATCGTTGTCATGATCCTTTATGCCGTGAAAGATGTCTTTTTTAATATCACTGCTAGAAAATGTTTAAGGGGAGGGTGGAGAATAATTGGAAAAAAAGCGGGCGTTCATTAGTCAAAGATATTTGTTTATCAATACTAGCTGTTGCTGCTGTCATCGTTGTCTTTTTTCTCATTGATAGATCTTCGTGGGAACCAAATAGGAGCGAAAGCGAAAATCTTTTGAGAAATTTATATGCGTTACTCCCTGATGGACTGTTTACAGAAACCTTTGCACCTTTTGACATGGTTGAATTTAACATTGTGACAGCGCTAATCATCATCGCTACAATCATGAGTATTATTTGGCAAGTTATTTCATGGATACAAGGAGAGAAATGATATGTCAGCTATTCTGGAAGTAGACAAATTGAGCAAACGATACGCAGATTCCGAATTTGCATTACAGGATGTTTCTTTTTCGATTCCATATGGTTCCATTGTCGGGTTTATCGGAGAAAACGGAGCCGGAAAATCAACGACGATGGGATCCATCTTAGGGACGCTTCATAAAGACGACGGCTCCGTTCATTTGTTTGGCGAAGAAATGGATCCGGATAAGCGAAATATGAAAGAAAATATCGGGGTTGTCTTCGATGATATGAAACTGCCCGGAGAACTAACGATCGTTAAACTCGGGAATGTATTTAACAATATTTATAGGCAATGGAACCAAGAAACTTTCAATCATTATATTGACCTATTTTCCTTGCCGCATAAAAAGAAAATCAGCGGGTTTTCACGGGGAATGGCGATGAAACTTTCGGTAGCGGTCGCCTTGTCCCATAATGCCAAAGTGTTGATTTTAGATGAAGCAACCGCGGGTTTGGATCCATCCGGAAGAGATGAACTGTTGGAAGTGTTGCGAGCGTTCGGCAAAGATCGGGAGCGTGGCATATTGCTGTCGTCGCATATTACGAGCGATATTGAAAAAATCGCGGATGACTTGATTTTTATAAAAGGTGGGAAAATCCTGTTAAACGTCCAAAAAAAGATATTGATGAAGCATTACGCGATTTTGCAATGCGAGCAAAGTGAATTGAAGCAAATTGATCCAAGCTTCATTATCACGCATAAAAGTAACGGAGATATGATTGACGTGCTCGTATCCAACCGAGAACAAGCGCCTTCTGAAATCAAGAAAAAAGACTTCTCTATCGATGATATCTCACTCCTATTAATGCGAGGTGAACATACATGAAAGGTCTACTCTTAAATCAATATTATTCGGTTGGAAAAAGCCTCTGGAATTATTTGTTGTTAAGTGTTGTCATTACGGCGATTCTCCTCTTTTCTCAAAATGAGATGATGATGGCTTTCGCGACATTTTTGCCAATCCTTTTTATGGTTACGCCTGCACTTGAGGTATTAAAGCACGAATCGATGTCGGGTTGGAATAAATTTGTGCTTACACTGCCCATAAAAAGAAGCCAAGTTGTGCAAAGCCATTATCTTTTTTACTTCATGGTGATGCTCATTGGCCT belongs to Salicibibacter cibi and includes:
- a CDS encoding YfzA family protein, with product MENNWKKSGRSLVKDICLSILAVAAVIVVFFLIDRSSWEPNRSESENLLRNLYALLPDGLFTETFAPFDMVEFNIVTALIIIATIMSIIWQVISWIQGEK
- a CDS encoding YfzA family protein, which produces MFILVQLFFIAIDGTALEPTRFNDSGDIGGRIVQSELFTERITPYSNPSLNIATI
- a CDS encoding ABC transporter ATP-binding protein, giving the protein MSAILEVDKLSKRYADSEFALQDVSFSIPYGSIVGFIGENGAGKSTTMGSILGTLHKDDGSVHLFGEEMDPDKRNMKENIGVVFDDMKLPGELTIVKLGNVFNNIYRQWNQETFNHYIDLFSLPHKKKISGFSRGMAMKLSVAVALSHNAKVLILDEATAGLDPSGRDELLEVLRAFGKDRERGILLSSHITSDIEKIADDLIFIKGGKILLNVQKKILMKHYAILQCEQSELKQIDPSFIITHKSNGDMIDVLVSNREQAPSEIKKKDFSIDDISLLLMRGEHT